The Procambarus clarkii isolate CNS0578487 chromosome 76, FALCON_Pclarkii_2.0, whole genome shotgun sequence genome includes a window with the following:
- the LOC138357129 gene encoding uncharacterized protein — protein MKFQEVFAIERGEVPELGEVAVNLAALEGFEITRDEVKRHMLDLDLRKAVVSDGISPWVLKECADVLCLPLSVVYSRSLETGDLPEMCNTANVVPIYKMGDRQEALNYRPILEYAAPAWNPYLVNHKSKLEKFQSFATRLMPELRSMIYEERL, from the exons atgaaattccaggaggtcttcgcaATAGAACGAGGTGAAGTTCCtgagctaggagaggtggcagtaaacctggcagccttggaagggttcgaaattactagagatgaggtcaagagacacatgTTGGATCTGGACTTGAGAAAGGCTGTTGtctcagatggaatctcaccatgggtactgaaagagtgtgcagatgtactttgcttgccactctccgtggtatatagtaggtcactggagacgggagacctaccagaaatgtgCAACaccgctaatgtagtcccaatatacaaaatgggtgacaggcaagaggcactgaactacag accaatcctggagtatgcagctccagcatggaatccatatctcgTCAACCATAAGAGTAAATTGGAGAAGTTTCAAAGCTTTGCCACAAGGCTAATGCCCGAACTGAGGAGCATgatctatgaggagagactatag